In Prosthecobacter vanneervenii, one DNA window encodes the following:
- a CDS encoding DUF4291 domain-containing protein, whose translation MKITSYAGQAQAWPQSGRHIMAQFDDDSIVVYQAYRPAIARFAVEHQRFGGEFSFSRMSWIKPNFLWMMFRSGWASKEGQEHILAVRVKRTFFDEILEASVASSFAASRFDAHEKWQEAVSQSDVRLQWDPDHDPQGACLERRAVQLGLRGDTLHRYGQSELISIEDITPLVIEQRENLKNGFQALQTPCEEIYRPHSTSAALAVGIDL comes from the coding sequence TTGAAAATCACATCCTATGCCGGGCAGGCTCAGGCATGGCCGCAATCAGGTCGCCACATCATGGCGCAGTTCGATGACGATTCGATCGTGGTCTATCAGGCTTATCGTCCGGCCATCGCTCGCTTCGCTGTCGAGCATCAGCGCTTTGGTGGCGAGTTCAGCTTTTCGCGTATGAGTTGGATCAAACCCAATTTTCTTTGGATGATGTTTCGTTCGGGTTGGGCATCGAAGGAGGGCCAGGAGCATATTCTGGCGGTGCGCGTGAAACGTACCTTTTTCGACGAAATCCTCGAAGCTTCAGTGGCATCATCTTTCGCCGCCAGTCGCTTTGACGCTCACGAAAAGTGGCAGGAGGCAGTCTCGCAATCGGATGTTCGTCTTCAATGGGATCCGGACCACGACCCCCAGGGTGCTTGTCTTGAACGGCGCGCTGTCCAGCTGGGGCTGCGTGGAGATACACTGCACCGATACGGTCAAAGCGAGCTGATCAGCATTGAAGACATCACTCCCTTGGTCATCGAGCAGCGGGAGAATCTCAAGAATGGCTTCCAAGCACTGCAAACGCCCTGCGAAGAAATTTATCGTCCTCACTCCACCTCTGCCGCACTTGCGGTGGGCATCGACCTATGA
- the rtcA gene encoding RNA 3'-terminal phosphate cyclase: MKSTPILQISGDSGGGQLLRSALSLAMITGLPFRMTNIRGKRPKPGLMRQHLTCVKAAAEVCDACVDGAELGSVELVFRPGKVSGGYYSFAIGSGGSTTLVLQTLLPALLHAEKASTLRIEGGTHNPMAPPFDFIEHCYLPVIQSMGVKASATLERNGFMQAGGGVLTAEIHPIKKWKKLKLTERGALHESFGRVLHAHLHRDIAEREIATATQLLEWPVGQIDLRYANDSTGPGNAILLGARFENVCEISTGIAQQGRSAEAVATGAAKGLRSYLASPAPVGVHLADQLLLPMALAGGGVFHTLSITDHTRTNMALIEQFLPVKFTVEELKAGVKKIRCD, translated from the coding sequence CACTCTCTCTGGCGATGATCACCGGCCTTCCGTTTCGGATGACCAACATTCGTGGCAAGCGGCCCAAGCCGGGCCTCATGCGCCAGCACCTCACCTGCGTTAAGGCCGCCGCAGAAGTCTGTGATGCTTGCGTCGATGGCGCAGAGCTCGGCTCGGTGGAGCTTGTGTTCCGCCCCGGCAAAGTCTCGGGTGGGTATTACTCCTTTGCCATCGGCTCCGGCGGCAGCACCACGCTAGTTTTGCAGACCCTGCTTCCAGCACTGCTGCATGCGGAAAAGGCCAGCACGCTTCGCATCGAAGGCGGTACGCACAATCCCATGGCTCCGCCCTTTGACTTCATCGAGCACTGCTACCTGCCGGTGATCCAGAGCATGGGTGTGAAGGCCTCCGCCACGCTGGAGCGCAATGGCTTCATGCAGGCAGGCGGCGGCGTGCTCACCGCAGAAATCCATCCCATCAAAAAATGGAAGAAGCTCAAGCTCACCGAACGCGGTGCGCTGCATGAATCATTTGGCCGCGTGCTGCATGCCCACCTGCATCGGGACATCGCTGAGCGCGAAATCGCCACCGCCACCCAACTGCTGGAGTGGCCGGTGGGGCAGATCGATCTGCGCTATGCCAATGACAGCACCGGCCCTGGCAATGCCATCCTGCTTGGCGCACGCTTTGAAAACGTTTGCGAGATCAGCACAGGCATCGCCCAGCAGGGCCGGTCGGCAGAAGCTGTCGCCACAGGAGCAGCGAAGGGCCTGCGTTCTTACCTGGCTTCACCCGCACCTGTGGGCGTACATCTGGCGGATCAGCTGCTGCTGCCCATGGCGCTGGCTGGCGGCGGCGTGTTTCACACGCTGTCGATTACTGACCACACGCGGACGAACATGGCGCTGATCGAGCAGTTCCTGCCCGTGAAGTTCACGGTCGAAGAGCTTAAGGCCGGTGTGAAGAAAATCCGCTGCGATTGA
- a CDS encoding NADAR family protein, with translation MKTTLPRTQTELSQAMQKGWRPKWAFFWGHTPSKDGSVTKSCFSQWWAGHPFDVDGIRYATAEHYMMAEKARLFHDDATLSKIVAAKSPAIAKKLGRQVANFDDRTWLQHRWDIVVRGNGAKFAQHEELKIFLLQTGDRVLVEASPYDRIWGIGMLATDDNAEKPQFWKGLNLLGFALMEVRERLQGTTQ, from the coding sequence ATGAAAACGACATTACCGCGGACACAGACCGAACTCAGCCAGGCAATGCAGAAGGGATGGCGTCCCAAGTGGGCTTTTTTCTGGGGACATACTCCATCGAAAGACGGGTCTGTGACGAAGTCGTGCTTCAGCCAGTGGTGGGCCGGGCATCCATTCGATGTCGACGGTATACGTTACGCTACTGCCGAGCACTACATGATGGCAGAAAAGGCGCGGCTTTTCCATGATGACGCCACACTCTCAAAAATCGTCGCCGCCAAGAGTCCGGCCATAGCCAAGAAGCTTGGGCGGCAGGTGGCCAATTTCGATGACCGAACGTGGTTGCAGCATCGGTGGGATATTGTCGTGCGCGGTAACGGAGCGAAATTCGCCCAACATGAGGAGCTGAAAATTTTTCTGCTTCAGACTGGTGATCGAGTTCTCGTCGAAGCCAGCCCATATGATCGCATTTGGGGCATCGGGATGTTGGCCACGGATGACAATGCAGAAAAGCCTCAGTTTTGGAAAGGCCTGAACCTCCTGGGGTTTGCCCTCATGGAAGTGCGGGAAAGGCTTCAAGGGACAACACAATGA
- a CDS encoding NrtR DNA-binding winged helix domain-containing protein, whose product MKHTYEYPRAALTVDCVVFGFDSTQAALQVLLIRRGLAPFKDHWALPGGFVRVEETLDEAARRELEEETNLSTVFLEQLYTFGTVDRDPRERVVSVAYYALTKPADHTTAASTDAAEARWFPVSDLPPLAFDHAEIFATALARLRGKLRYEPVGFELLPPKFTLTQLQRLYESVLGTPLDKRNFRKKVLSHDLLVPLKETHREGTHRPAQLFRFDPVRYEKLKKKGFLFEI is encoded by the coding sequence GTGAAACACACTTATGAATACCCGCGCGCCGCGCTCACCGTGGACTGCGTCGTCTTCGGCTTCGACAGCACACAGGCCGCCCTGCAGGTCCTCCTCATCCGCCGCGGCCTCGCCCCCTTCAAAGACCACTGGGCTCTCCCCGGCGGCTTCGTCCGCGTGGAGGAAACCCTCGACGAAGCCGCCCGCCGCGAGCTGGAGGAGGAGACCAATCTCTCCACCGTCTTCCTCGAGCAGCTCTACACCTTTGGCACCGTGGACCGCGACCCGCGCGAGCGCGTCGTCAGCGTCGCCTACTACGCCCTGACCAAACCCGCCGATCACACCACCGCCGCCTCCACGGACGCCGCCGAGGCCCGCTGGTTCCCCGTCTCAGACCTCCCCCCGCTCGCCTTTGACCACGCCGAGATCTTCGCCACCGCCCTCGCGCGCCTCCGTGGAAAGCTCCGCTACGAGCCCGTCGGCTTCGAGCTCCTCCCCCCCAAGTTCACCCTCACCCAGCTCCAGCGCCTCTACGAGAGCGTCCTCGGCACCCCGCTCGACAAGCGCAACTTCCGCAAAAAAGTCCTCAGCCACGACCTCCTCGTCCCCCTCAAAGAAACCCACCGCGAAGGCACCCACCGCCCCGCCCAGCTCTTCCGCTTCGATCCCGTGCGGTACGAGAAGCTCAAGAAGAAGGGATTCCTTTTCGAGATATGA
- a CDS encoding dipeptidase, translated as MLTFDAHLDLSLNALGGFNRDLRLPVHEIRRREAGMTGKGRAGGTTAFPDMRRGKVGLCVATQLAGCMPGPSPIAGWMSPEQAWAETQGQLSWYRAMEEAGEMRQITTVRQLDEMVALWNDSSIPDDKKAIGYILSLEGADSIRTVGHLEKAWEQGLRAMGPAHYGVCRYALGHDQVGPLPAGGKELIQEMDRLGMILDVTHLSDDCFWQALEIHQGTVWASHSNCRALVPDPRQFSDEQLKALIERGGVVGAALDAWMMVPGWIRGKTTPKEMGLKLEVICDHIDHVCQLAGNALHSGIGTDLDGGYGIEQTPEDLDTIADLARIPDMLRKRGYKEEDIANIMHGNYLRLLRGALAE; from the coding sequence ATGCTCACTTTCGACGCCCACCTCGACCTCAGCCTCAATGCCCTAGGCGGATTCAATCGCGACCTGCGCCTGCCGGTGCATGAGATTCGTCGGCGTGAGGCTGGCATGACGGGGAAAGGGCGTGCCGGTGGCACCACAGCGTTTCCCGACATGCGGCGTGGCAAGGTGGGGCTCTGCGTGGCCACGCAACTGGCAGGGTGCATGCCGGGCCCCTCCCCCATCGCGGGATGGATGTCTCCGGAGCAAGCCTGGGCGGAGACGCAGGGCCAGCTCTCCTGGTACCGCGCCATGGAGGAGGCGGGGGAGATGAGGCAGATCACCACGGTGCGACAGCTGGATGAAATGGTGGCGCTGTGGAATGACAGCTCCATCCCCGATGACAAGAAGGCCATTGGCTACATCCTCAGCCTGGAAGGTGCTGACTCGATCCGAACGGTAGGCCATCTGGAAAAAGCGTGGGAGCAAGGCCTGCGTGCGATGGGGCCTGCGCATTATGGTGTGTGCCGTTATGCCCTGGGGCATGATCAGGTGGGCCCCCTGCCCGCTGGTGGCAAGGAGCTGATCCAGGAAATGGACCGCCTGGGCATGATCCTGGATGTGACACACCTGAGCGATGACTGCTTTTGGCAGGCGCTGGAGATCCACCAAGGCACCGTGTGGGCCAGCCATAGCAACTGCCGTGCGCTGGTGCCTGATCCACGCCAGTTTTCTGATGAGCAGCTCAAGGCACTGATCGAGCGCGGCGGGGTGGTGGGCGCGGCGCTGGATGCGTGGATGATGGTTCCTGGATGGATCCGCGGCAAGACCACTCCGAAGGAGATGGGTCTGAAGCTGGAAGTGATCTGCGACCACATCGACCATGTGTGCCAGCTGGCGGGCAATGCTTTGCACAGCGGCATCGGCACGGATCTGGACGGAGGCTACGGCATCGAGCAAACGCCAGAAGATCTGGACACCATTGCTGATCTGGCGCGCATCCCGGACATGCTGAGGAAGCGTGGGTACAAGGAGGAAGACATCGCCAACATCATGCACGGCAACTACCTGCGGCTGCTGCGTGGAGCCCTGGCGGAGTGA
- a CDS encoding aspartate-semialdehyde dehydrogenase, translating to MSTLKNVAIVGATGAVGAEMIRCLEERKFPVGQLTLLASARSAGKKLKFKGEDITIQELTPDSFKGIDIALFSAGGGISRDFAPHAVKAGAVVVDNSSFFRQDPNVPLVVPEINAADVKNHKGIIANPNCTTAISLMALYPLHQAFGVKRIFASSYQAVSGTGAQAIEELANQSREWASENRAWDAAKLDSKPHVYPHQIAFNAIPHVDSFLDSGYTKEEMKMENEGRKIMHHDKFRASVTCVRIPVFRAHSIAISAEFEKPVTVAAAREVLSKAPGLDVLDDPAAKQYPLALDIAGRDNCAVGRLRLDCALDNGLCFWVVGDQLLKGAALNAVQIAECLL from the coding sequence ATGAGCACCCTGAAGAATGTCGCCATCGTCGGAGCCACAGGCGCTGTGGGCGCGGAGATGATCCGCTGCCTGGAAGAGCGCAAGTTTCCCGTGGGCCAGCTGACCCTCCTCGCCTCCGCACGTAGCGCCGGGAAGAAGCTGAAGTTCAAAGGTGAAGACATCACCATCCAGGAGCTGACGCCGGATTCCTTCAAGGGCATCGACATCGCGCTGTTCAGCGCGGGTGGCGGCATTTCGCGCGATTTTGCCCCGCATGCGGTGAAGGCCGGTGCGGTGGTGGTGGACAATTCCTCCTTCTTCCGCCAGGACCCGAACGTGCCGCTGGTGGTGCCGGAGATCAATGCTGCCGATGTGAAGAACCACAAGGGCATCATCGCGAATCCGAACTGCACCACGGCGATCTCCCTGATGGCGCTGTATCCGCTGCACCAGGCCTTTGGTGTGAAGCGCATTTTTGCCTCCAGCTACCAGGCAGTGTCCGGCACGGGCGCGCAGGCGATTGAGGAACTGGCGAACCAGTCCCGCGAGTGGGCGAGTGAAAACCGCGCCTGGGATGCGGCAAAGCTGGACAGCAAGCCGCATGTGTACCCGCACCAGATCGCCTTCAACGCGATCCCGCACGTGGATTCATTCCTCGACTCCGGCTACACCAAGGAGGAGATGAAGATGGAGAACGAGGGCCGCAAAATCATGCACCACGACAAATTCCGTGCGTCTGTGACCTGCGTGCGCATTCCCGTCTTCCGCGCGCACAGCATCGCCATCAGCGCCGAATTTGAGAAGCCGGTGACCGTGGCCGCAGCACGTGAAGTCCTGAGCAAGGCCCCTGGCCTGGACGTGCTGGATGATCCGGCTGCCAAGCAGTACCCGCTGGCGCTGGACATCGCCGGTCGTGACAACTGCGCCGTGGGCCGCCTGCGCCTGGACTGCGCGCTGGACAACGGCCTGTGCTTCTGGGTGGTGGGTGACCAGCTCCTGAAAGGCGCGGCGCTGAATGCAGTGCAGATTGCCGAGTGCCTGCTGTGA
- a CDS encoding response regulator transcription factor codes for MTKILIAEDDDHTRDALREVLTMEGYEVIPASDGLQAVDFFRAENPDFVCLDVMMPGLNGYEVCKQIRRQDEKVPILFLTAKAEEIDTVLGLELGADDYMTKPFGVKEIIARIRAILRRTASRGGGRGDDDFMMDDLRVVPTELRAYRDKVEIALSPRDVKVLRLLYERRGKVIDRNTLADEVWGVDYFPESRALDQHISQLRKRIEKDPAQPRIIRTVHGAGYRFE; via the coding sequence ATGACCAAGATACTCATCGCCGAAGATGACGACCATACGCGGGATGCCCTGCGCGAGGTGCTCACCATGGAGGGCTACGAAGTGATCCCCGCCAGCGACGGACTGCAGGCGGTGGATTTTTTCCGTGCTGAAAACCCCGATTTCGTCTGCCTGGATGTGATGATGCCCGGCCTGAATGGCTACGAGGTCTGCAAGCAGATCCGCCGCCAGGATGAGAAGGTGCCCATCCTCTTTCTGACGGCGAAGGCGGAGGAGATCGACACGGTACTGGGACTGGAACTGGGTGCAGACGACTACATGACCAAGCCCTTTGGGGTGAAGGAGATCATCGCGCGCATCCGTGCCATCCTACGGCGCACCGCCTCCCGTGGCGGCGGCAGGGGCGATGATGATTTCATGATGGATGACCTGCGCGTGGTGCCGACAGAGCTGCGTGCCTACCGAGACAAGGTGGAGATAGCCCTGAGCCCGCGCGATGTGAAGGTGCTGCGTCTGCTCTACGAGCGCCGTGGCAAGGTGATCGACCGCAACACCCTGGCCGACGAGGTCTGGGGCGTGGATTATTTTCCAGAAAGCCGCGCGCTGGACCAGCACATCTCGCAGCTGCGCAAGCGCATCGAAAAAGACCCGGCACAGCCGCGCATCATCCGCACGGTGCACGGAGCAGGATATCGGTTTGAATGA
- a CDS encoding sensor histidine kinase produces MVQRRSTILFIILVVLPLALLAWLGTYLIRDAEKRTDASMQAILAERLSSADKHLLHDMRQLTDRLDEWGAQSTGTATLMSKRLAEHPWMAQTWSVPASGTKDAIESFAGKAGYEPGSIFRPEERVRAIQDSTQNPDSMPQLIAVLEGGGPPFQRAYAPEQLSSKRKRYSEWMTYIKMHGYHIDDRPQPSEAPMSWSGWHVGDCVFMYWHRFADGSLSCALVNPQMLMNALFQRLPQPGLAIPPGRMMLTTVKGIPLHEWGKRLAGSEGPPAAHRACSEPLSQWEMSYTPANEEFPKPYLFPILLGVSSGIVLVFVVGWLYFHESAREIRVAQQRVTFVNQISHELKTPLTNIRLYAEMAAHRAESQGDSIAKRQLGVVEAETSRLDRLIQNVLNYARQQRDKLTIQPKQVALDENVSRIVEFWKPLLENKGFEIVTCLNGPGAIMADPDAIEQVLGNLISNVEKYANSGKWIAIRTEHDERNTRVIVEDHGPGIPAGKRRSVFEPFERLRSDLAEGVSGTGIGLTISRELAQLHGGSLTVCPNYREGARFILTLPNKP; encoded by the coding sequence ATGGTCCAACGCCGCTCCACAATCCTCTTCATCATCCTGGTGGTACTGCCACTGGCGCTGCTGGCGTGGCTGGGCACCTACCTCATCCGGGATGCTGAAAAGCGCACGGATGCCTCCATGCAAGCCATTCTGGCCGAGCGACTTAGCTCAGCAGACAAGCACCTTCTGCACGACATGCGGCAGCTGACAGACCGGCTGGATGAGTGGGGAGCGCAGAGCACCGGCACTGCAACCCTGATGTCCAAGCGGCTGGCCGAGCACCCCTGGATGGCGCAGACGTGGTCGGTCCCGGCTTCTGGGACAAAAGATGCGATCGAGTCATTTGCTGGAAAAGCCGGCTACGAGCCAGGCTCCATTTTCCGCCCTGAGGAACGGGTGCGGGCCATCCAGGATTCGACCCAAAACCCCGACAGCATGCCGCAGCTCATAGCAGTGCTGGAGGGTGGCGGGCCGCCCTTTCAGCGGGCGTATGCTCCTGAGCAGCTCTCCAGCAAGCGCAAGCGCTACTCTGAGTGGATGACGTACATCAAAATGCACGGCTACCATATTGATGACCGGCCACAGCCTTCTGAGGCGCCGATGAGCTGGAGCGGCTGGCATGTGGGAGACTGTGTCTTTATGTACTGGCACCGCTTTGCAGACGGGAGCCTGAGCTGTGCGCTGGTCAATCCGCAGATGCTCATGAATGCCCTGTTTCAGCGTCTGCCTCAGCCAGGGCTGGCGATCCCTCCAGGCAGGATGATGCTGACCACGGTGAAGGGCATACCCCTGCATGAATGGGGCAAAAGACTGGCCGGCTCCGAGGGCCCGCCTGCGGCGCACCGTGCCTGCTCTGAGCCGCTATCCCAGTGGGAGATGTCTTACACACCGGCGAATGAGGAGTTTCCAAAACCCTACCTCTTTCCCATCCTGCTCGGGGTCAGCTCAGGCATTGTGCTCGTGTTTGTGGTGGGGTGGCTGTATTTCCACGAAAGCGCACGCGAAATCCGTGTGGCGCAGCAGCGCGTGACTTTCGTGAACCAGATCTCGCATGAACTGAAGACGCCGCTGACGAACATCCGCCTCTACGCCGAGATGGCTGCGCACCGCGCGGAGTCGCAGGGAGACAGCATCGCGAAGCGCCAGCTGGGTGTGGTGGAGGCGGAGACATCGCGCCTGGACCGCCTGATCCAGAACGTGCTGAACTACGCCCGCCAGCAGCGCGACAAGCTGACGATCCAGCCCAAACAGGTGGCGCTGGATGAGAACGTCTCGCGTATTGTGGAATTCTGGAAGCCGCTGCTGGAGAACAAGGGCTTTGAAATCGTCACATGCCTGAACGGGCCCGGAGCGATCATGGCCGATCCGGATGCCATCGAGCAGGTCCTCGGCAATCTGATCTCAAACGTGGAAAAATACGCCAACTCCGGGAAGTGGATCGCCATACGTACGGAGCATGACGAGCGGAATACGCGCGTGATTGTGGAAGACCACGGCCCGGGGATCCCGGCGGGCAAGCGGCGCTCGGTTTTTGAGCCCTTTGAGCGCCTGCGCTCGGACCTGGCCGAGGGGGTCAGCGGCACAGGCATAGGATTGACCATCTCGCGCGAACTGGCACAATTGCACGGCGGCTCCCTCACCGTGTGCCCCAACTACCGCGAAGGCGCACGATTCATACTCACCCTACCCAACAAGCCATGA